A window of the Streptomyces sp. JB150 genome harbors these coding sequences:
- a CDS encoding TatD family hydrolase, which produces MSSHDEAPPLPAPLRVPVADSHTHLDMQSGTVAEALRKAASVGVTTLVQVGCDVRGSRWAAETAAAHADIHAAVALHPNEAPRIVHGDPDGWSRQGAREPGGQAALDEALAEIDRLAALPQVKGVGETGLDYFRTGPEGKEAQETSFRAHIEIAKRHGKALVIHDREAHADVLRILKEEGAPERTVFHCYSGDAEMAEVCARAGYYMSFAGNVTFKNARNLRDAVAVAPMELLLVETDAPFLTPAPYRGRPNAPYLVPLTVRAMAAVRGVDEDTLATAIAANTARAFDY; this is translated from the coding sequence ATGTCCTCCCACGACGAAGCCCCGCCGCTGCCCGCACCCCTCCGGGTGCCGGTCGCCGACTCCCACACCCACCTCGACATGCAGTCCGGCACGGTCGCCGAGGCCCTGCGGAAGGCCGCGTCGGTGGGCGTGACGACGCTGGTGCAGGTCGGCTGTGACGTGCGCGGTTCACGGTGGGCGGCCGAGACGGCGGCGGCCCACGCCGACATCCACGCGGCCGTCGCCCTGCACCCCAACGAGGCCCCGCGCATCGTGCACGGCGACCCCGACGGCTGGTCCCGGCAGGGTGCCCGCGAGCCCGGTGGGCAGGCCGCGCTGGACGAGGCGCTGGCCGAGATCGACCGGCTGGCCGCGCTGCCCCAGGTGAAGGGCGTCGGGGAGACCGGCCTGGACTACTTCCGCACCGGCCCCGAGGGCAAGGAGGCGCAGGAGACCTCCTTCCGCGCCCACATCGAGATCGCCAAGCGGCACGGCAAGGCACTCGTCATCCACGACCGCGAGGCCCACGCGGACGTCCTGCGCATCCTGAAGGAGGAGGGCGCACCGGAGCGGACGGTGTTCCACTGCTACTCCGGGGACGCCGAGATGGCGGAGGTCTGCGCCCGGGCGGGCTACTACATGTCCTTCGCCGGCAACGTCACCTTCAAGAACGCGCGGAACCTGCGGGACGCGGTCGCGGTGGCCCCGATGGAGCTGCTGCTGGTGGAGACCGACGCGCCGTTCCTGACGCCCGCGCCGTACCGCGGACGGCCCAACGCGCCGTACCTCGTTCCGCTCACGGTGCGCGCGATGGCCGCCGTGCGCGGCGTCGACGAGGACACGCTGGCGACGGCGATCGCGGCGAACACGGCACGCGCCTTCGACTACTGA
- the rsmI gene encoding 16S rRNA (cytidine(1402)-2'-O)-methyltransferase: MTDTPGTLVLAGTPIGDISDAPPRLAEELAGADVVAAEDTRRLRRLTQALGVTPKGRVVSYFEGNESARTPELVEALLGGARVLLVTDAGMPSVSDPGYRLVAAAVERDITVTAVPGPSAVLTALALSGLPVDRFCFEGFLPRKAGERLGRLREVAEERRTLVYFEAPHRLDDTLAAMAEVFGGERRAAVCRELTKTYEEVRRGPLAELAEWAAQGVRGEITVVVEGAPERAPEALDAAELVRRVRVREEAGERRKEAIAAVAVEAGVPKRVVFDAVVADKRSPTG, translated from the coding sequence GTGACAGACACTCCCGGAACCCTGGTCCTCGCCGGCACTCCCATCGGCGACATCTCCGACGCCCCGCCCCGGCTCGCCGAGGAGCTGGCCGGGGCCGACGTGGTCGCCGCCGAGGACACCCGGCGGCTGCGGCGCCTCACCCAGGCGCTGGGCGTCACCCCCAAGGGCCGCGTCGTGTCCTACTTCGAGGGCAACGAGTCCGCCCGCACCCCCGAACTCGTCGAGGCGCTGCTCGGCGGCGCGCGCGTGCTGCTCGTCACCGACGCGGGCATGCCGTCGGTGTCCGACCCCGGGTACCGGCTGGTCGCGGCGGCCGTCGAGCGGGACATCACGGTGACCGCCGTGCCGGGGCCGTCTGCCGTGCTGACCGCGCTCGCGCTGTCCGGGCTGCCGGTGGACCGCTTCTGCTTCGAGGGGTTCCTGCCGCGCAAGGCGGGCGAGCGGCTGGGCCGGCTGCGGGAGGTCGCCGAGGAACGGCGCACCCTCGTCTACTTCGAGGCCCCGCACCGGCTCGACGACACCCTCGCCGCGATGGCCGAGGTGTTCGGCGGCGAGCGGCGGGCCGCCGTCTGCCGCGAACTGACCAAGACGTACGAGGAGGTCCGGCGCGGCCCGCTGGCGGAACTGGCGGAGTGGGCGGCGCAGGGCGTGCGCGGGGAGATCACCGTGGTGGTCGAGGGCGCCCCGGAGCGGGCACCCGAGGCGCTGGACGCGGCGGAGCTGGTGCGCCGGGTCCGGGTGCGCGAGGAGGCCGGGGAGCGGCGCAAGGAGGCGATCGCGGCGGTGGCCGTGGAGGCGGGCGTACCGAAGCGGGTGGTGTTCGACGCGGTGGTCGCCGACAAGCGGTCGCCGACGGGGTGA
- a CDS encoding phospholipid carrier-dependent glycosyltransferase — translation MTSTASSTDLRQDQAAPDPGPSWQRRLRRFGYLAPPRGDVRDRLVPPYAEPSPRLWAALGGPYGLAAWCVRWSGWIGPLLVTLFAGVLRFWNLGSPKAVIFDETYYAKDAWALVHRGFEVNWDKDVNKLILESGGQVPIPSDAAYVVHPPVGKYVIGLGELIFGFDPFGWRFMTALLGTLSVLMLCRIGRRLFRSTFLGCLAGALLAVDGLHFVMSRTALLDGVLMFFVLAAFGCLVVDRDKARQRLAAALPADAGGRVRPDAYTAETTRLGWRPWRLLAGLMLGLAIGTKWNGLYILAAFGLMTVLWDVASRRVAGARRPYVTVLRRDLGWAFLSTVPVAVVTYVASWTGWILSPSDGTGGYYRDWAASDGKDSAWSWLFPDWWRGLWHYENQVYDFHVGLSSPHTYESNPWSWIVGGRPVSYFYESPAPGTDGCPADAGEKCAREVLALGTPMLWWVACFALLYVLWRWFFRRDWRAGAIVCAVAAGYLPWFLYQERTIFFFYAVVFVPFLCLAVAMLIGALVGPPGSGDTRRVAGATAAGVLVLLIAWNFIYFWPIYTGQAIPIDDWRSRMWLDTWV, via the coding sequence GTGACCAGTACCGCGTCCTCCACGGACCTCCGGCAGGACCAGGCCGCCCCCGACCCGGGGCCGTCGTGGCAGCGGCGGCTGCGCCGTTTCGGCTACCTCGCACCGCCGCGCGGGGACGTCCGGGACCGGCTCGTGCCGCCGTACGCCGAGCCGAGCCCGCGGCTGTGGGCGGCGCTCGGGGGCCCGTACGGGCTCGCGGCGTGGTGCGTGCGCTGGTCGGGGTGGATCGGCCCGCTGCTGGTGACGCTGTTCGCCGGGGTGCTGCGGTTCTGGAACCTGGGCAGCCCGAAGGCGGTGATATTCGACGAGACGTACTACGCCAAGGACGCCTGGGCGCTCGTCCACCGCGGCTTCGAGGTCAACTGGGACAAGGACGTCAACAAGCTGATCCTGGAGTCGGGCGGCCAGGTCCCGATCCCGTCGGACGCGGCGTACGTCGTGCACCCGCCGGTCGGCAAGTACGTCATCGGACTCGGTGAACTGATCTTCGGTTTCGACCCGTTCGGCTGGCGGTTCATGACGGCGCTGCTCGGCACGCTGTCGGTGCTGATGCTGTGCCGGATCGGCCGCCGGCTGTTCCGCTCGACGTTCCTCGGCTGTCTCGCGGGCGCGCTGCTGGCGGTGGACGGGCTGCACTTCGTGATGAGCCGCACCGCGCTGCTCGACGGCGTGCTGATGTTCTTCGTGCTGGCCGCGTTCGGCTGCCTGGTCGTGGACCGGGACAAGGCGCGGCAGAGGCTGGCCGCCGCGCTCCCGGCGGACGCCGGCGGCCGGGTCCGGCCCGACGCGTACACGGCGGAGACGACCCGCCTCGGGTGGCGCCCCTGGCGGCTGCTGGCGGGCCTGATGCTGGGGCTGGCGATCGGCACGAAGTGGAACGGCCTGTACATCCTGGCCGCGTTCGGCCTGATGACGGTCCTGTGGGACGTGGCCTCGCGGCGGGTGGCGGGCGCGCGGCGCCCGTACGTGACGGTGCTCCGCCGCGACCTGGGCTGGGCGTTCCTGTCGACCGTGCCGGTCGCGGTCGTCACCTACGTCGCGAGCTGGACCGGCTGGATCCTCTCCCCGAGCGACGGCACCGGCGGCTACTACCGCGACTGGGCGGCGAGCGACGGCAAGGACAGCGCCTGGTCCTGGCTGTTCCCGGACTGGTGGCGCGGCCTGTGGCACTACGAGAACCAGGTCTACGACTTCCATGTGGGCCTGTCCTCGCCGCACACCTACGAGTCCAACCCGTGGAGCTGGATCGTCGGCGGGCGCCCGGTGTCGTACTTCTACGAGTCGCCCGCGCCCGGCACGGACGGCTGCCCCGCCGACGCGGGCGAGAAGTGCGCGCGCGAGGTGCTGGCGCTGGGCACGCCGATGCTGTGGTGGGTGGCCTGCTTCGCGCTGCTGTACGTGCTGTGGCGCTGGTTCTTCCGCCGTGACTGGCGCGCGGGCGCGATCGTGTGCGCCGTCGCGGCCGGCTATCTGCCGTGGTTCCTGTACCAGGAGCGCACGATCTTCTTCTTCTACGCCGTGGTGTTCGTGCCGTTCCTGTGCCTGGCGGTGGCGATGCTGATCGGCGCGCTGGTCGGCCCGCCGGGCTCCGGCGACACCCGCCGGGTCGCGGGCGCGACGGCCGCGGGCGTGCTGGTGCTGCTGATCGCCTGGAACTTCATCTACTTCTGGCCGATCTACACCGGCCAGGCGATCCCGATCGACGACTGGCGTTCACGTATGTGGCTGGACACCTGGGTCTGA
- a CDS encoding penicillin-binding transpeptidase domain-containing protein, whose product MRKGVTGAIVGSVFAVMVGGAGYGAFNIVSALSGDGGRSGGTDTVKTGPPSGDEVAETTRKFFAAWEKGRGPAAASYTNNAEAAGPLLTAFGEDAHLTDVRITPGAARGATVPFSVKATVSYDGKSKPLAYESRLTVVRGVTTGRALVDWEPSVVHPALKDGDTLVTQEAASPPIEAVDRNGAVLSEEKYPSLGPILDELRKRYGDKAGGSPGVELVVRHAEETGAADTSLLTLAEGKPGKLRTTLSATAQAAAEKAVKQYAESSVVAVKPSTGEVLAVANNRADGWNAAFLGQVAPGSTMKIVSAATLIDNGLTNMNGPAPCPATAMWESQTFGNLPGLEPNLNADLSESFARSCNTAFIKFADSLDVDSLTREADERFGLGRDDWQVGVPSFDGSVPASGGPDHAASLIGQGQVQMSPLNMASVIATAKTGTFRQPVIVPQSLDGRELATARGLSPSTAEQLRAMMNRTATSGTAAQVMAGLPGSIGAKTGSAEVDGAKANSWFTGYRDDVAAAAMVQQGGRGGDAAGPIVASVLRAGG is encoded by the coding sequence ATGCGCAAGGGGGTCACGGGCGCCATCGTCGGCTCGGTGTTCGCCGTGATGGTGGGCGGCGCCGGGTACGGGGCGTTCAACATCGTGTCCGCGCTGAGCGGCGACGGGGGCAGATCGGGCGGCACGGACACCGTGAAGACGGGGCCGCCGAGCGGTGACGAGGTGGCGGAGACCACGCGGAAGTTCTTCGCCGCGTGGGAGAAGGGACGGGGGCCGGCCGCGGCGTCGTACACCAACAACGCGGAGGCGGCCGGGCCGCTGCTGACGGCCTTCGGCGAGGACGCGCACCTGACGGACGTGAGGATCACGCCGGGCGCCGCCAGGGGCGCCACGGTGCCGTTCTCGGTGAAGGCGACGGTGTCCTACGACGGCAAGAGCAAGCCGCTGGCGTACGAGAGCCGGCTCACCGTGGTCCGCGGGGTCACCACCGGGCGGGCGCTGGTCGACTGGGAGCCGTCGGTCGTCCACCCGGCGCTGAAGGACGGCGACACCCTCGTCACCCAGGAGGCGGCGAGCCCGCCCATCGAGGCGGTCGACCGCAACGGCGCGGTGCTGAGCGAGGAGAAGTACCCCTCGCTCGGCCCGATCCTCGACGAGCTGCGCAAGCGGTACGGCGACAAGGCCGGCGGCAGCCCGGGCGTCGAGCTGGTCGTGCGGCACGCGGAGGAGACCGGCGCGGCCGACACCTCGCTGCTGACCCTCGCCGAGGGCAAGCCGGGGAAGCTGCGCACGACGCTCAGCGCGACCGCGCAGGCGGCGGCGGAGAAGGCCGTGAAGCAGTACGCCGAGTCGTCGGTGGTCGCGGTCAAGCCGAGCACCGGCGAGGTGCTGGCGGTCGCCAACAACCGTGCGGACGGCTGGAACGCCGCGTTCCTGGGGCAGGTGGCGCCCGGGTCGACGATGAAGATCGTCAGTGCGGCGACTCTGATCGACAACGGGCTGACGAACATGAACGGGCCGGCGCCCTGCCCCGCTACGGCGATGTGGGAGAGCCAGACCTTCGGCAACCTGCCCGGCCTGGAGCCCAACCTGAACGCCGACCTCTCGGAGAGCTTCGCCCGCTCCTGCAACACCGCCTTCATCAAGTTCGCGGACTCCCTCGACGTCGACTCCCTGACCCGCGAGGCCGACGAGCGCTTCGGTCTCGGCCGGGACGACTGGCAGGTGGGCGTGCCCTCCTTCGACGGCTCGGTACCCGCCTCCGGCGGCCCGGACCATGCGGCCAGCCTCATAGGCCAGGGCCAGGTCCAGATGAGCCCGCTGAACATGGCGTCGGTGATCGCCACCGCCAAGACGGGCACCTTCCGCCAGCCGGTGATCGTGCCGCAGAGCCTGGACGGCCGGGAGCTGGCCACCGCGCGCGGGCTGTCGCCGAGTACGGCCGAGCAGCTGCGGGCCATGATGAACCGCACCGCCACCAGCGGCACCGCCGCCCAGGTGATGGCCGGGCTGCCCGGCAGCATCGGCGCGAAGACCGGCTCCGCCGAGGTCGACGGGGCCAAGGCCAACAGCTGGTTCACCGGGTACCGCGACGACGTCGCTGCGGCGGCCATGGTCCAGCAGGGCGGCCGGGGCGGCGACGCGGCGGGGCCGATCGTGGCGTCGGTGCTCCGCGCGGGCGGCTGA
- a CDS encoding penicillin-binding transpeptidase domain-containing protein — translation MGNRRRVAERRNTRPAVVGGVIAAVVGGAGLAAYALLGGGAAAENGTANSVAGQPRTKSVKTGPLSAAEVTTTARRFLTAWQQGQVRQAAAATDDSAAATALLTGYTKTARVEGVTLTPGPRTGDKVPFTVRGTVTHKGVAKPLSYESALTVVRRAGDGEPRVAWSPAVVHPDLREGDTLVTGEAGTPPVRALDRDGGELTTKKYPSLEPVLDGLREKYGKKAGGTAGVELRVVRGKESKARKLSDKTLLELSEGTPGTVRTTLSPRLQAAAERQVAARARASVVVLKPSTGEILAVANSSRGFNTAFQGSLAPGSTMKVVTASLLIEKGLASADKAHPCPKYFTYGGWKFQNDDKFQIKGGTFKASFARSCNTAFISQAPKLKDDDLTRQAQQVFGLSLNNWAVGVPTFDGSVPVQSQAQMGASLIGQGGVRMNPLNMASVSATVKSGVFRQPYLVAPSVDGRTLATARRTLSASTLAQLRDLMSYTAAYGTAAEAMAGVSGDVGAKTGSAEVDGQKKPNGWFTAYRGDLAAAGVVQAAGHGGETAGPIVAALLKLGG, via the coding sequence GTGGGCAACAGAAGGCGCGTCGCCGAGCGACGGAACACGAGACCCGCGGTCGTCGGCGGGGTGATCGCCGCGGTCGTCGGCGGCGCCGGACTCGCCGCGTACGCGCTGCTGGGCGGCGGGGCCGCGGCCGAGAACGGTACGGCGAACTCGGTCGCCGGACAGCCGCGGACGAAGAGCGTCAAGACCGGGCCGCTGTCGGCCGCCGAGGTCACCACCACGGCCCGGCGCTTCCTCACCGCCTGGCAGCAGGGCCAGGTCCGGCAGGCCGCCGCCGCGACCGACGACAGCGCGGCGGCCACCGCCCTGCTCACCGGCTACACCAAGACCGCCCGCGTCGAGGGCGTCACCCTCACCCCCGGCCCCCGGACCGGCGACAAGGTGCCGTTCACCGTGCGGGGCACGGTCACCCACAAGGGCGTCGCCAAGCCGCTGTCGTACGAGAGCGCGCTGACCGTGGTGCGCCGCGCCGGGGACGGGGAGCCGCGGGTCGCCTGGTCGCCGGCCGTCGTCCACCCCGATCTGCGCGAGGGCGACACGCTGGTCACCGGCGAGGCCGGCACCCCGCCGGTCAGGGCGCTGGACCGGGACGGCGGCGAGCTGACCACGAAGAAGTACCCCTCGCTGGAGCCGGTCCTCGACGGGCTGCGGGAGAAGTACGGCAAGAAGGCGGGCGGCACGGCGGGCGTCGAGCTGCGGGTGGTCCGCGGCAAGGAGTCCAAGGCGCGGAAGCTGTCCGACAAGACGCTGCTGGAGCTGAGCGAGGGCACGCCGGGCACGGTGCGCACGACGCTCAGCCCGCGGCTGCAGGCCGCAGCCGAGCGGCAGGTCGCCGCCCGGGCGCGCGCCTCGGTCGTCGTGCTGAAGCCGTCGACCGGCGAGATCCTGGCGGTGGCGAACTCCTCGCGCGGCTTCAACACCGCCTTCCAGGGGTCGCTGGCGCCCGGCTCCACGATGAAGGTCGTCACCGCGTCCCTGCTCATCGAGAAGGGCCTGGCCTCGGCCGACAAGGCGCATCCGTGCCCGAAGTACTTCACGTACGGCGGCTGGAAGTTCCAGAACGACGACAAGTTCCAGATCAAGGGCGGCACCTTCAAGGCGAGCTTCGCGCGCTCCTGCAACACGGCCTTCATCAGCCAGGCGCCCAAGCTGAAGGACGACGACCTGACCCGGCAGGCCCAGCAGGTGTTCGGTCTGTCGCTGAACAACTGGGCCGTGGGCGTGCCCACCTTCGACGGTTCGGTGCCGGTGCAGTCGCAGGCCCAGATGGGGGCGTCCCTGATCGGGCAGGGCGGGGTGCGGATGAACCCGCTGAACATGGCGTCGGTGTCGGCCACCGTGAAGTCGGGCGTGTTCCGCCAGCCGTATCTGGTCGCGCCGTCGGTGGACGGCCGCACCCTGGCCACGGCCCGGCGCACGCTGTCCGCCTCGACGCTGGCCCAGCTGCGGGACCTGATGTCCTACACGGCGGCCTACGGGACGGCGGCGGAGGCGATGGCCGGGGTGAGTGGTGACGTCGGCGCGAAGACCGGCTCCGCGGAGGTCGACGGCCAGAAGAAGCCCAACGGCTGGTTCACGGCGTACCGGGGCGACCTCGCGGCCGCGGGTGTCGTCCAGGCGGCCGGGCACGGCGGCGAGACGGCGGGGCCGATCGTGGCCGCGCTGCTGAAGCTCGGCGGCTGA
- a CDS encoding SsgA family sporulation/cell division regulator has translation MPVVEQHARAHIVTDTADRVEDEQRTVPVILRYDPDRDPGAVRVDLPGGDHEWTFDRAVLERGLRAPAEAPAGSGSVRVWPCGRVQAVVEFHDRHGVSVVQFDTKALMRFLRRTYTTVPVSTAG, from the coding sequence ATGCCTGTAGTCGAGCAGCACGCCCGGGCCCACATCGTCACCGACACCGCCGACCGGGTGGAGGACGAACAGCGAACGGTTCCGGTCATCCTCCGGTACGACCCCGACAGGGACCCCGGCGCGGTACGGGTGGACCTCCCCGGCGGCGACCACGAGTGGACGTTCGACCGCGCGGTTCTCGAACGGGGGCTGCGCGCCCCGGCCGAGGCCCCGGCCGGCTCCGGCAGTGTGCGGGTGTGGCCGTGCGGACGCGTGCAGGCCGTGGTCGAGTTCCACGACCGGCACGGCGTCTCGGTGGTCCAGTTCGACACCAAGGCGCTCATGCGCTTCCTGCGCCGCACCTACACGACCGTCCCCGTCTCCACCGCCGGCTGA
- a CDS encoding energy-coupling factor ABC transporter permease: MHVPDGFINAPTSVATGVVAAGAVAVSLRGARRELDERTAPLAGLVAAFVFAVQMLNFPVAAGTSGHLLGGALAAILVGPYTGVLCIAVVLLMQGILFADGGLTALGVNITDMAVVTVIVAYALFRGLVKVLPRTRRSVTAASFAAALISVPAAALAFTFFYWIGGTTDVAIGKVAGAMVGVHVLIGIGEAAITALTVGAVIAVRPDLVYGARGLRVPLKLRVGGELVDAPAPEAAPAAARASHRAVWIGGLVASLVLAGFVSFYASADPDGLEKVAADHGIDEKAEEHAVAGSPLADYGVKDVDDARISGGLAGVIGVGVTVVAGTAVFWAVRRRRAADTSPSSTTTPESV, translated from the coding sequence GTGCATGTACCTGACGGATTCATCAACGCCCCCACCTCCGTGGCCACCGGAGTCGTCGCCGCGGGTGCCGTCGCCGTGAGCCTGCGCGGCGCGCGCCGCGAACTCGACGAGCGCACCGCGCCGCTGGCCGGCCTGGTGGCGGCGTTCGTCTTCGCCGTCCAGATGCTCAACTTCCCGGTCGCCGCGGGCACCAGCGGGCACCTCCTCGGCGGGGCGCTCGCCGCGATACTCGTCGGCCCCTACACCGGCGTCCTGTGCATAGCCGTCGTCCTGCTCATGCAGGGCATCCTCTTCGCGGACGGCGGTCTCACCGCGCTCGGCGTCAACATCACCGACATGGCCGTGGTCACGGTGATCGTCGCCTACGCGCTCTTCCGCGGCCTGGTCAAGGTGCTGCCGCGCACCCGCCGCTCCGTCACCGCCGCCTCCTTCGCCGCCGCGCTGATCTCGGTGCCGGCCGCCGCGCTGGCCTTCACGTTCTTCTACTGGATCGGCGGCACCACCGACGTCGCCATCGGCAAGGTCGCCGGCGCCATGGTCGGCGTGCACGTGCTGATCGGCATCGGCGAGGCCGCGATCACCGCGCTGACCGTCGGCGCCGTGATCGCCGTACGCCCCGACCTGGTGTACGGCGCGCGCGGTCTGCGGGTCCCGCTGAAGCTGCGGGTGGGCGGCGAACTCGTCGACGCGCCCGCCCCCGAGGCCGCCCCGGCCGCGGCCCGCGCCTCGCACCGCGCGGTGTGGATCGGCGGGCTCGTCGCCTCCCTGGTCCTCGCCGGATTCGTCAGCTTCTACGCCTCCGCCGATCCCGACGGCCTGGAGAAGGTCGCCGCCGACCACGGCATCGACGAGAAGGCGGAGGAGCACGCCGTCGCCGGCTCCCCGCTCGCCGACTACGGGGTCAAGGACGTCGACGACGCCCGGATCTCCGGCGGCCTCGCCGGCGTGATCGGCGTCGGCGTGACCGTCGTCGCGGGCACCGCGGTGTTCTGGGCGGTGCGCCGCCGCCGCGCCGCGGACACCTCGCCGTCGTCGACCACCACCCCCGAGAGCGTCTGA
- the cbiQ gene encoding cobalt ECF transporter T component CbiQ: protein MGAGHAHRLYRRGDSPVHALPPHTKLAAVFAFVLVVVSTPREAMWAFGLYALLLAAVARIARVPAGFLLRRLLIEVPFVAFAVLMPFVAEGERVEVLGMSLSVSGLWGAWNVLAKGTLGVAASVLLAATTELRELLLGLQRLRLPPLLVQIASFMIRYGDLITDEMRRMRIARESRGFEARGVRHWGVLAKSAGALFIRSYERGERVHLAMVSRGYAGAMPVIDEVTASRAQWSYALALPATALVVCLLGWML, encoded by the coding sequence ATGGGTGCGGGGCACGCGCACCGGCTGTACCGGCGGGGCGACTCGCCGGTGCACGCGTTGCCGCCGCACACCAAGCTCGCCGCCGTCTTCGCCTTCGTCCTGGTCGTGGTCTCGACCCCGCGGGAGGCCATGTGGGCGTTCGGCCTGTACGCGCTGCTGCTCGCCGCCGTCGCCCGCATCGCGCGCGTGCCCGCCGGGTTCCTGCTGAGGCGGCTGCTGATCGAGGTGCCGTTCGTCGCGTTCGCGGTGCTCATGCCGTTCGTGGCGGAGGGCGAGCGGGTCGAGGTGCTGGGGATGTCCCTCAGCGTGAGCGGGCTGTGGGGCGCCTGGAACGTGCTCGCCAAGGGCACCCTCGGCGTCGCCGCCTCCGTCCTGCTGGCCGCCACCACCGAGCTGCGGGAGCTGCTGCTGGGGCTCCAGCGGCTGAGGCTGCCGCCGCTGCTGGTGCAGATCGCCTCCTTCATGATCCGTTACGGCGACCTGATCACCGACGAGATGCGCCGCATGCGGATCGCCCGCGAGTCGCGCGGCTTCGAGGCGCGCGGCGTACGGCACTGGGGCGTGCTCGCGAAGTCGGCGGGCGCCCTGTTCATCCGCTCCTACGAGCGCGGGGAGCGCGTGCACCTGGCCATGGTCAGCCGGGGCTACGCCGGAGCCATGCCCGTCATCGACGAGGTGACCGCGTCCCGCGCGCAGTGGTCGTACGCCCTCGCCCTGCCCGCCACCGCGCTCGTGGTCTGTCTGCTGGGATGGATGCTGTGA
- a CDS encoding ABC transporter ATP-binding protein, whose product MDAVTASVASSPAPPSLEVSGLAFAYPDGHQALFGVDFTIARGERVALLGPNGAGKTTLVLHLNGILTGGTGTVRVAGLPVDKRNMARIRRKVGIVFQDPDDQLFMPTVREDVAFGPAAAGLKGAELEARVDRALERVGMAAFKDRPPHHLSFGQRRRVAVATVLAMEPEILVLDEPSSNLDPASRRELADILRSLDVTVLMVTHDLPYALELCPRSLILSEGVIAADGPTGTLLSDEVLMRSHRLELPFGFDPRSVTMGA is encoded by the coding sequence ATGGATGCTGTGACAGCTTCTGTGGCCTCTTCGCCTGCTCCGCCGTCCCTGGAGGTCTCCGGCCTCGCCTTCGCCTACCCCGACGGGCACCAGGCCCTGTTCGGCGTGGACTTCACGATCGCGCGCGGCGAGCGGGTGGCGCTGCTCGGGCCGAACGGCGCGGGCAAGACGACCCTCGTGCTGCACCTCAACGGCATCCTGACCGGCGGCACCGGCACGGTGCGGGTCGCCGGGCTGCCGGTGGACAAGCGGAACATGGCCCGGATCCGGCGCAAGGTCGGCATCGTCTTCCAGGACCCCGACGACCAGCTGTTCATGCCGACCGTGCGGGAGGACGTGGCGTTCGGGCCGGCGGCGGCCGGGCTGAAGGGCGCCGAGCTGGAGGCGCGGGTCGACCGCGCGCTGGAGCGGGTCGGCATGGCGGCGTTCAAGGACCGCCCGCCGCACCACCTCTCCTTCGGGCAGCGGCGCCGGGTCGCCGTCGCGACGGTGCTCGCGATGGAGCCGGAGATCCTGGTCCTGGACGAGCCGTCGTCCAACCTGGACCCCGCCTCCCGCCGCGAACTGGCCGACATCCTGCGCTCGCTGGACGTGACCGTGCTGATGGTCACCCACGACCTGCCGTACGCCCTGGAGCTGTGCCCGCGCTCGCTGATCCTCAGTGAGGGCGTCATCGCGGCCGACGGGCCGACCGGGACGCTGCTGTCCGACGAGGTCCTGATGCGCTCCCACCGTCTGGAGCTGCCGTTCGGCTTCGATCCGCGGTCCGTGACAATGGGCGCGTGA
- a CDS encoding MarR family transcriptional regulator: MTGRDDEGVEQAGRPPLLDQQLCFALYAAQRAVTAAYRPLLDELGLTYPQYLVLLVLWERGETTVKELAGALRLDYGTVSPLLKRLESAGLVRRERAAHDERSVLVVCTGRAEDLRERAARLPAALLTATGLDPADVVRMREELWRLAHRAEEAAARAR, encoded by the coding sequence GTGACGGGCCGAGACGACGAGGGAGTCGAGCAGGCCGGGCGGCCGCCGCTCCTCGACCAGCAGCTGTGCTTCGCGCTGTACGCCGCCCAGCGCGCGGTGACCGCCGCGTACCGCCCGCTCCTGGACGAGCTGGGCCTGACCTACCCGCAGTACCTCGTGCTGCTGGTGCTGTGGGAGCGCGGCGAGACCACGGTGAAGGAGCTGGCGGGCGCGCTGCGCCTGGACTACGGCACCGTCTCGCCGCTGCTCAAGCGGCTGGAAAGCGCCGGTCTCGTACGCCGGGAGCGCGCGGCGCACGACGAGCGCTCGGTCCTCGTGGTGTGCACGGGGCGCGCGGAGGATCTGCGGGAGCGCGCGGCACGGCTGCCCGCCGCCCTGCTCACGGCGACGGGCCTCGATCCGGCGGACGTGGTGCGGATGCGCGAGGAGCTGTGGCGGCTCGCCCACCGCGCTGAGGAGGCGGCGGCCCGCGCCCGCTGA